Proteins encoded by one window of Leopardus geoffroyi isolate Oge1 chromosome X, O.geoffroyi_Oge1_pat1.0, whole genome shotgun sequence:
- the LOC123594405 gene encoding LOW QUALITY PROTEIN: nuclear RNA export factor 2-like (The sequence of the model RefSeq protein was modified relative to this genomic sequence to represent the inferred CDS: substituted 1 base at 1 genomic stop codon) — translation MDQGRFGMLQGRLCLPHSFKASFDMKKTIKDFRFLRIESFHFCFSKYPWDHESEEDWNGTGHPSINLYYLIYDSGDEQGLLNAWHDEACFSLTIPLNPEDAALNSLEEYFKDIRDIKNVEDSGKSTKYDIVDSLNMLPKTQHDFHSYVVDLSIWCSLPSLLYFSVNGVFKEVEGNSQGSLCAFTWTFILTSDSNSNLCIMNDXLIVRNTKTKETQNTFSFPVPTPFSNCMPTISQKQQEMMQVFCTQSWTNLL, via the exons ATGGACCAAGGAAGATTTGGGATGTTGCAAGGGAGGCTTTGTCTACCACATAGTTTCAAGGCATCTTTtgatatgaagaaaactataaaggATTTTAGATTCTTACGAATCGAATCCTTCCATTTCTGCTTCAGTAAGTACCCTTGGGACCATGAGTCAGAAGAGGACTGGAATGGGACAGGCCACCCAAGCATCAATCT ATATTACTTGATCTATGACTCTGGAGATGAACAGGGTCTCCTCAATGCTTGGCATGATGAGGCCTGCTTCTCCCTGACCATTCCCTTAAACCCTGAAGATGCAGCATT aaACAGCTTGGAAGAATACTTCAAGGATATCAGGGACATTAAGAATGTTGAGGACTCTGGTAAAT CTACAAAGTATGACATTGTTGACTCCCTCAATATGTTGCCCAAAACTCAGCATGACTTTCACTCCTATGTGGTAGACCTGAGCATCTGG TGTTCTTTACCTTCCCTGCTCTATTTTTCTGTCAATGGGGTTTTTAAAGAAG TGGAAGGAAATTCTCAAGGTTCTCTCTGTGCTTTCACTTGGACCTTCATCTTGACTTCTGATAGCAATTCCAA tctgtgcaTTATGAATGATTGACTGATTGTGAGGAATACCAAGACCAAAGAAACTCAGAACACCTTCTCCTTTCCAGTACCCACACCCTTCTCAAACTGCATGCCCACCATCTCCCAGAAGCAGCAGGAAATGATGCAGGTTTTCTGCACTCAGTCTTGGACAAACCTCCTGTGA
- the LOC123594404 gene encoding LOW QUALITY PROTEIN: nuclear RNA export factor 5-like (The sequence of the model RefSeq protein was modified relative to this genomic sequence to represent the inferred CDS: substituted 2 bases at 2 genomic stop codons), with protein MENTQGGNQGGWFRITIPYGIKYSKTWLLNSIQNHYSVPFTMVDFHYLKDRAQFFIQDGSAASALKDINHKICDEENKKVSICVNISAVPYSVFVTYYSYHSQNKLEPEEMEKLKLIMRKCYDIVQKCLDLHKLHFDPELVDHDIAIILNXRNCISATLQIIKENFSKIRPYLLSLNLCKNKLYQLDGLSDVIQIVPTVKILNLSKNEVQSAWELSKMKGLKLEELXLKGNTLYSTNKSTYISAIRDCFPTLLCLDGQVLPI; from the exons ATGGAGAACACACAGGGTGGAAACCAAGGGGGCTGGTTCAGGATCACA ATTCCTTACGGAATAAAGTATAGCAAGACATGGTTACTAAACTCAATCCAAAATCACTATAGTGTCCCCTTCACCATGGTCGAT TTCCATTATTTAAAAGACCGGGCCCAGTTCTTTATCCAGGATGGTAGTGCTGCCTCTGCATTGAAGGATATCAACCACAAGATTtgtgatgaggaaaataaaaag GTATCTATATGTGTCAATATCTCTGCTGTACCTTACTCTGTTTTTGTTACTTATTATTCTTATCACTCTCAGAATAAATTGGAGCCAGAAGAAATGGAGAAGCTAAAGTTAAT CATGAGAAAATGCTATGATATTGTCCAAAAATGTCTTGACCTCCATAAACTTCATTTTGACCCAG AGTTGGTGGACCATGATATTGCTATAATACTGAATTGAAGAAACTGCATATCTGCCACCCTGCAGATCATCAAAGAGAATTTCTCCAAGATAAGGCCTTAT CTTTTGTCCTTGAACTTGTGCAAGAACAAACTGTATCAGCTGGATGGCCTGTCTGACGTTATACAGATAGTCCCCACAGTCAAGATCTTGAACCTGTCCAAAAAtgag GTACAGTCAGCCTGGGAGTTAAGCAAGATGAAAGGGCTGAAGCTTGAAGAGCTGTGACTAAAAGGGAACACCTTATACAGCACAAACAAGTCCACCTATATAAG TGCCATCAGAGATTGTTTCCCCACATTGTTATGCCTG gaTGGCCAGGTGTTACCAATTtaa